A single Nitrospirota bacterium DNA region contains:
- the wecB gene encoding UDP-N-acetylglucosamine 2-epimerase (non-hydrolyzing), with protein sequence MKKLSPASKWLIVAGARPNFMKIAPLIHAIRESNARNARISPVIVHTGQHYDKVLSQIFFDDLGIPEPDFNLGIGSGSHAEQTGRIMIAFEQVALAQNPDLVVVAGDVNSTIACALVAAKLSIPVAHIEAGLRSFDKTMPEEINRILTDRISDFLFTPSRDADENLRKEGIAAEKIFFVGNIMVDSLMLIMKHIHKSRILSMLGKILDHHTGYAMITLHRPSNVDDKRTLEQVLGCIKELSRDMPMLFPVHPRTAKQINDFGLGRNITWLDADYHIMRGQNASNIYGLPPLGYLDFVTLMARAKVIFTDSGGIQEESTVLGIPCITLRENTERPVTVTEGTNTITGNDPEKITGAFIRAISPGEKSIRSIPALWDGKTAPRIVEILASKYFSAQS encoded by the coding sequence ATGAAAAAACTCTCACCTGCATCAAAATGGCTCATAGTCGCGGGGGCGAGACCGAACTTCATGAAGATCGCTCCGTTGATCCATGCAATAAGGGAATCGAATGCCCGCAACGCACGCATAAGTCCGGTCATAGTGCATACCGGCCAGCACTATGACAAGGTACTCTCCCAGATTTTTTTCGATGATCTTGGGATTCCTGAGCCGGACTTCAATCTCGGCATAGGTTCCGGCAGCCATGCGGAACAGACAGGAAGGATTATGATCGCGTTTGAACAGGTGGCTCTGGCGCAGAATCCTGATCTCGTGGTAGTTGCAGGCGATGTGAATTCGACCATCGCCTGTGCCCTGGTCGCTGCAAAACTCAGCATCCCCGTAGCCCATATTGAGGCTGGATTGAGATCATTCGACAAAACCATGCCGGAGGAGATAAACAGGATACTGACCGACCGGATCAGTGACTTCCTGTTCACGCCTTCGCGGGATGCTGACGAGAATCTCAGGAAGGAAGGTATCGCCGCTGAAAAAATCTTTTTTGTCGGAAACATCATGGTGGACAGCCTGATGCTTATCATGAAACACATCCACAAATCACGGATATTGTCGATGCTCGGGAAAATCCTCGACCATCACACAGGATATGCCATGATCACCCTCCACCGGCCCTCAAATGTTGACGACAAAAGGACACTGGAGCAAGTACTGGGATGTATCAAAGAACTTTCAAGGGATATGCCGATGCTGTTTCCGGTACACCCGAGGACAGCAAAGCAGATCAATGATTTTGGACTTGGCCGGAACATCACGTGGCTGGATGCTGATTACCATATTATGCGCGGACAAAACGCCAGTAATATCTATGGTCTGCCCCCGCTCGGCTACCTTGATTTTGTTACCCTGATGGCAAGGGCAAAAGTCATTTTTACTGATTCCGGAGGCATTCAGGAGGAAAGCACTGTCCTCGGGATACCGTGCATTACCCTGAGAGAGAATACCGAAAGACCTGTCACCGTCACAGAGGGAACAAATACCATTACGGGGAATGATCCGGAAAAAATAACCGGTGCCTTCATACGCGCAATATCGCCGGGAGAAAAGAGTATCAGAAGTATCCCTGCACTGTGGGACGGGAAGACAGCACCGAGGATAGTCGAAATTTTGGCCTCAAAATATTTTTCTGCTCAATCATGA